The Desulfuromonas sp. genomic interval CTGCAGCTCTTCACGAAAGGTCATCTCCTCCCAGGTGTTATATGCATAAAACAGCAATACCGGGCGCTGGTCCCGGCGGTCGGCCATGGTCCTTAACATGCTCATAATCGGAGCGATGCCGACCCCGCCGGCGATAAAAACATATCCAGCAGAGGGGAGCCGGTCGATACTGAAAGCCCCGTAGGGGGCATCGACAAAAGCAACCTGTCCAGGCCGGCATTGACCAATGCTCCGGGTAAAATCTCCCAGCTCCTTGATCGTAAACCTGATTGTATCGGTTTCGGCGCTCGATGAAATGGAGAACGGATGTTCCTTCATCGCAAAGGGCGATGACCAAAGGGTCAGCCAGGCAAACTGACCCGGCATGAACGAAACAGCGGAATGGTGTTGCGGCCGGAGAGATAAAGTCCAGGCATTACCCGCCTCTCTTTGCACATCGACAATCCGGTAAGGGTGCTTCATCAGCCACAGAGGCTTGACCAGACGAACATATACCACGACCAGAATACAGGTCAGGGTTATCCCTCGCCAAAGCAGGGCCGCCCCCGGCGAATTAACATAATGGCCGACACCCTCAATGTGGATCAATGTCATAACCATTGCCAGAATCGACAGAAAGACATGCCAGAACCGCCACCTCTCATAATGAATCCCGAGTTTTTGCCGCCATAGTGAGGACAACATCAGCAACAGCATGCAGACCAAAGCCGCGATACCCGCCCTGAGGTGGTAAGGGCTGGCCTGTGGCCGGATAAAATAGAGCAGGCGAGGATCGGCAACCAGTAACAATAGCGGATGAACGATAATGAAGGCAAAGGCGACCATGGATATAAGCCGGTGAAAATAATAGATAATATCGATGCCAAAAGGAGCAGTTACCAGTTTTAGGCGCGCAGTCAAAAGAAACATCGTCGCCATCATGGCGGCGCCAACAAAACCGCAGGCTGCTGAAAGATCCCAAAGAACGCCGCTACCGGCAGGAACCGGCCCGACGATCAGGATAAACAGCGGCAACAGAACCAGAACCAGGTAAGCGCCGCTCCAGAATATGCCACGCATCATATAGGACATGCCAGATCTCCGACCATACAAAGTCGCTTGCATTCTACCAGATCGTCGGATTCCTGCAGTCACATCGGATAAA includes:
- a CDS encoding oxidoreductase yields the protein MSYMMRGIFWSGAYLVLVLLPLFILIVGPVPAGSGVLWDLSAACGFVGAAMMATMFLLTARLKLVTAPFGIDIIYYFHRLISMVAFAFIIVHPLLLLVADPRLLYFIRPQASPYHLRAGIAALVCMLLLMLSSLWRQKLGIHYERWRFWHVFLSILAMVMTLIHIEGVGHYVNSPGAALLWRGITLTCILVVVYVRLVKPLWLMKHPYRIVDVQREAGNAWTLSLRPQHHSAVSFMPGQFAWLTLWSSPFAMKEHPFSISSSAETDTIRFTIKELGDFTRSIGQCRPGQVAFVDAPYGAFSIDRLPSAGYVFIAGGVGIAPIMSMLRTMADRRDQRPVLLFYAYNTWEEMTFREELQALREKLSLEVVFVLKKPPPEWTGETGLIREELLSTYVTDSCRRFEFLICGPVPMIEAAERSLYRIGIPMRQIHSELFDLV